The region GCGATGCCACCTCGGGCTATCAGCATAAAGGTCTGCAATCCCCCTCTTCTGAAGTTTTTTGGTCAATTTCCTGCCGCAACTTACTACACCGATGAATATTTGATCCGAGGCAGCGGTGCAGGGATCTATGATGACCAGCTTCCGATCTAATTTGAGGTTTCTTTGCCCGCTTTTCCCCAGGTGGCGAGGGAAGATGATTTGTCCTCACACATTGGAAACGATGGCTTCTATTTTGATCTCGTCGACTTCGACAGGGTGAGGGCTTTCCAGATCCCGGATAACACGACTATGTCCCGATTGAAGGTACCACCTTGCCTTATATTCAACTAGAAGGACCACTGTTTCACTAGAAAGCTTAAACCCTAAATTTGGTCTATAGGATTTTGTACTTTTTTTTAACAGATCTATCCGTAAGACTTCAAGGAACTGAGATAACGAGGCTTTCAGTTTAGGAGAAGTTAGGCCTTGCCTTAGCCCGTAGCAATTTTTTGTGCTGAGTAGGTAGACGATCTCTCATTTAGTCCTCTCCTGCAAGCATTTCAGCATCTCTGCTTCTGGGTGTGTGCTATGTTGTATTCTGTTTGCTAAGTAATGCCAGGCCATTTTCATGTGATTTTTTTTAATGTAAGTCTATTGTGGAAATCATGAGTAGCTGTACAAATTTTCCACTTCGCCCCTTCTTCAATGAAGTATGGAGTATAACAGGTTTGGGTGGTCGTAGACTCGTTGCATGTCATTGAGCTATATAGAGATTGGATTTAATCACTCTGCATTGGTGTACCTTATTGCAAAGAGAAAACTGCATTAGAACCCCCTAAACTATCACAAGTTCCTCACTTGACTCCCTCAACTTTAATCTCTAGGCTGGGGCTTCCTAAACTTGTCTTCATCTCACCTAGCTCAATTCCAAAAAACAAAATGTGCCACATGATCATCCCCCTCAGCATCTTCTCTTATTATAACAGAGAAAGGGGGCTATGTCCAGGGATACCGATATTATGAATTTTTGACATGCCATTATTTTTAAACAAGGGCAATGGAGCTCAAGCTACATTTAGAGTTTTTAGTATGTATGGTCCATTCTATTTATATCTATACTTCTATACTTGTAAACTTAATATGAAAAGAGCGAGTTGCGGAGATCCAACACATCTCACCCGTCCATGTGTTTAGCGCTAACAAGGTTAGCATCCTCCCCTAATTAATAGCATACCTAATATCAGCGCCAATGCTACCAATTAATTATATTCTACCAAATATCAACCTGTTGCCAAATACTCGTGTGCAgtgcaattaatatattgcctaatattaatgtgcattgcacgtacacgatTACTAGTATCATTAAATTTGCTAAGAAATTTCTACCCCAATGTTTTAGCTGAAGAATTCCAGATGATCAGCAGGATTTTCTATTTTCCATCAGTTGTAAGATTGAATGACGAGTTTCTATTCTTATGTTGTTTATAGATATATCTTGTGCAAGCAGACAAATATGTTCGTTTCCATCCTATTGTTTCTGATGGTTCATAATGACTTAAGTATTAATTGGTTAAGTTGTTCACAGGAGGAAATTGCAGTAGAATTCAGCATCCCATCTCAATTTCAGCGCCTATGGTTGTTTTGTAAAAGGCAAAATGGGACATGGCGTCCTGTTAGGCCATTCTCTACCGAAGAAAACAATCTATCTGTAAGAAGGCATTCTTCATGCTACGTTCTGATTGTTGTTTTAGATAACTTATGTTCTTACTGGTTCTTGATACAATTCTTCTTGGCAGAACTTTGGGAGTAGCCCGTTTGTGTCTAGTTAGTTTGGTTGTTATCATCTTATTATCTATTGGAAATTGGGCGTCACTGTGGCTATACGAGCGTGCACTCAGCCCACTTCGTTTAAGGATGCCTGGCTTATTTTCTTATTACAAAAAGTTGACATCAGGAGCTACTCCCTGGTTGGTCTTTTTTTTTTAAAATTATCTATGGGTGTATCTATTTTTTAGCATCTTATCATCCATATCCTATTGTGCGAAAGAAGAAATATACAACATTCTCTAGTATCTTCCTATATTATTGTTTAGGAGCACCCGCCAGTGCTTAGATGAGGGCGAGCGCCATTGCCTAGGTCCTCTGACCCATAACTAGCTGTTATAGGGCATCCTAGCCTAACCACCTATTTAAGGGATAAGATCCTGCTAGTTAGAATTAAGAATTCACAGCCAATGTTTATGTTACGGCTAATAATCTTACTATATCTTAATTCATGCTTACAAATGTTTCATAGTTAATACATGCTAATCACTAAACTAATCATGAGTTTAGCACAAGTCTAATGCTGCATGATGAAGAAACTTAAATTAGCCTTCTTTAGTTCCACTGCAGCAGAATAAGGGATCCCCTCAGGGTTTGAGCTAGCCTGGTGCACTTATGAAGTACACGCAACCAATCAGCGCCGTACCTTGTAGTTTTAGTCTGTGCTAGCTCGTCTATCTCATGCAACCTAGGCAACCAATGATGCCTTATATGAAAGGATAATTACAAATAATTACTCTTGCAGATGACTAGCCTTCATAAACTATTGTCAAGGACCTTCTTGTTCCTGAATCCTGATGGTGTGAAGCTGTTTTTGGAGGTTGATCCTGAAACCTGAACTTGAACATATTTATATTTTCCTGTGGATGTCTGTAAAAAGGACCCTTCTTGTTCAATCCAATGGGTTATTTATTTAAATTCTCTCGCTATTGGCTCCTTGTAGGTGCTCAATGATTCTTCCCCACAAAATCTGAGCAACAATGATGGATTAGTGTTTTTAAAGCTTTATGACCCAGAACAAACGCAGATACGGTCGGTACCTTTTACCTAGAAGTTAaaactctctctttcttttttgtttATCAGTTGAGATCTTTAATTTATACTCTGTTCTCTGAATGAGGCTCACAGATATATTGGAATGCTGTTTGTAAAAGCTTCATCAAGGCCTTCAGATATTCTTCCGAAACTAAGAAGTCTAGCTGGTTTTTGTGCAGACGAGGAAATGGAATTATATGAGGTCAGGTTTTGCTTTACTGCAACCTTGCCACTACTAATCTGAAATGCAGTTTTTCACCACCACATTTTATGTTTTCTCATTTTAATATGCAGGAAATCAAATCCGAACCTTCTGCCATGTGTGAAGCCTTAGATGCCAATATTACATTTTCAGAAAGCCAGGTCCCTCTCTGTCTCTGCTGTAAATATCTGCAATTGAGGGCGTTTTTTAAATGAAAAATTCAGGTGGGGGAACCTCTCCCCCAGtgacatttcaaaaaaaaaaaggtcTGTATTTCGTGCAAGCATCTTCACATTTCCATGCCCTTTTAAACACTTTCTTGGTCCTTTTCTTCTTGCAGATTGGGCATGGGGATATCATTTGCTACCAGAAGAGCTCGAAGTCTTTGAGCCACCATGCATACCCGTCTGTTGAAATATTCTTCAAGCGTATTCAGGATTTGAAGGCAGTTGTTCTGGTGCTTTACTTTTCCATCTCTGAAGACTTAAATTCTAGCTCACTGCTATTGGTGGCATGATTATATTCTTCGTCTTCTTTTTTAGGTTTCTCTCTTGGATCCTTATTTCGGCAATACCACCATCACGTAGTATATTTTCTAGTTTGGCTCTTGGATTAGTCGTGAGTCACGACTGGCGACATTTTTTTACATGGCTGCTGCTGACGTGCTGTTGCTGCTTTTTTTATACGCCTCCTGAGTTGCTGCTGACAATGTTGAAAAAAAAGGGTTGCTGCTACCTGCTGTTGTTGCTGTCTTTATTAACGGGGCAATATTTTGATGTCATCTCACATCTCAATTTTTTTTGTTTATCCTTattacatactccctctgtcccataatctaGGACTTTTTTGACACTATgtacattttattaattatttgtATATACTCGCCGTATCGCCGAATTGCTGTTGCTAGAATTGCTGTATCCCATGTCCCTGTTTCCTTATCGTCGTATCCGTGTCATCGTATCGGTGTTTCGTCGGTAGTTTGAAAAGCAAATATACTGATGTGAACATCTACCCCTCATTCCCCTTTTAAGATTCATGCCAAGCTGATCGTTGATTCTTTTGTTATTTTCAGCTTTTCCTAAGTTTTATTTTTGTAAAACAGTTGAGTATGGGTTTGGAGGAACAAACATATGCATTTTGTTGCTGTTATTAATGTCATGATGCTGGCATCTGATTTGCCTCTATATGTGCCAACGTTTATGTATTCCTTGCAGTTCCTTGTATTTTGTAGTTTGTGCCACTAGCAAGGTGCCGTTTACGTAATGACACGAATTACATGTAGGGGGAGCAAAGGAAGATATTAGCTCTGGAAGAGGAGGTTGCTAGGTTAAAACATCAGTCTGACCTTCAAACAGAGAAGGCAAACATGGGTAGTTCTACTAACCAAGAACTTGTCTAACTTCTTATTCTTCATTGTTTAAAAGTACAGTATAAATTTGTAGCAGCAACATATAAGATACACCAATGCAATGCAGAATGCCAGCGATTTAAACGTGAGCGAGACAATGCGGTGCGACAGCTGAATGAGCTGCAGGATCAGAATCCTCAGATTTTCCTCGAGTTCCCCATCACAAATTTGCTGCAAGCAACGGAGAACTTCAGTGACCTGTGCAAGGTTGGAGACACCGAATATGGGTGTGTATATAAAGGCATTATACACGATACTACAGTAGCTATCAAGCTATCCAGATCTGATATTTTATTTCAACAAGAGGTAGCCTATGCCTGTATTAATGTGTCACTTACCTGATTCTGTTACTAACATAAGGTCATCACAGGTTTCTATTCTTCGTCAAGGCAGACATCCAAGCATTGTCAACTGCATTGGAAAATGTTCTGAAGTTTCAGCTCTTGTGTACGAGTGGTTGCCAAACGGAAACCTCCAAGATCACATTGTTTGTGCTAATGGCTCTCCACCTCTCTCATGGCAGATCCGCACACAGATCATCGGTGAGATTTGTTCTGCGCTGCTTTTCCTGCATTCGCGTGAGCCTCATGCTTTGGTCCATGGTGATCTACGTCCTTGTAACATATTCGTTGACGCCAACTTCAGAAGCAAGATTTGCAACTTTGGTATGTTAACCCTGTTTCTCCAGCCCGGCAACCACCAACCAGCTCTGACAGCCAGGTTGCCATACCTGGACCCGGAGTTCCTCACCACCGGAGAGCTCACACCCCTTTCTGATGTCTACTCTCTGGGTGTTATCATCCTGGGTCTCTTGACTGGACTGCCTCCCTTGACTATTGCAAAGAAAGTTTCAGAAGCACTGGAGAATAATAACTTGCACACGCTGATTGATAAATCAGCAGGGAACTGGCCTTATGTACAAGCCAAGCAGTTAGTCGTCATTGGTCTTAGCTGTGTGGAAATGATGAGGGAAAAGCGACCTGATCTCTTAACAAAGGTATGGTCAGTTGTTGAGCCCCTTATCAGGAAGCCTCCTGCAGCCCCATGGCCATACGTCCAATCGGCAGTTACAGGAAGTTACGCGCCTGACCACTTGATTTGTCCAATTCGCATGGTAATAACTTTTGTCAGCATTTCTATCATTTCCAATAGCTTGGAGTCTGGGGACATGTTTTTATACTAGGATAGGAATATTCTTATTCATGTGGAAATAGGTTAGGCAACAaaatttgaaggctgctaggggccAGTTAATAACATATTTTGCCTTCTTTTCTTGGAGTGGTTATAATGCATGTCTAAAAGCTTCCCGACCTAATGACCACTGGGTGGTAAACTTGTACATTTCAGGATATTATGAAGGATCCTCAAGTGGCATCTGATGGATTCACTTATGAAGCAGAAGCCATAATGCGCTGGTTTGATGGCGGGAACAACAGGTCTCCGATGACGAACTTGCCGCTAGCAAATCATGATCTCGTCCCGAATCGAGCCCTCCTCTCTTCCATCCAGGAGTACCTTGGTCAGCAGAGACAGCCAGGTTCCTGAACCTCAATCTTTTGACGACATTAGGGCTGTGTCTATATGTATAACTTGCTGCGTAGGCATCCTGTACATGCCGTGACCAGTTTACCTCTAGTTGATCTTGTTATGTTCACAatctgtagtactccctccgtcctgaattAGTTGActcagatttgtctagatacggacgtATTTAGACACATTTGAGGGAATATGCTGCAGTAAGGATTAATCCTGTTAAGTTGACAATCTACTAATTAATTTCGGAATTCCAATCCACTAATCTTGTTACTCTGAAATGTTTTGCAGTTTTCCTAGTATATGGTTTGCCTTCGTCTAGGGTTTTAATGCATGTCCAACTattctattttatttaaatttaCTTTTTTTAACAAGTATCCTCCGATTTTATCTTTGATAACTACATTTTTTGTGTGTGGAAGCTTTGATAACTACTCCCTcttataatgtaagacgttttttcaaAAAACGtcgtacattatgggacggagggagtacatagataCACTATAAGtacactagtactccctctgtaaagaaatataagagcgtttagatcactactttagtgatctaaacactcttatattttttTTATGGAGGGAGTACCATGCATGGGGTATATTCAGCCACCACAGTGAATATCAAGGTTTGCACAATGCCAGCATATGTGGTCTTAAAGGGAGAACATCAGGTGCTCCCATCCTTCGGTTCTCCCATGCTCCAAAATTTCAAAATGCACAtttaaatgtttcaaaaaattccGAAACAAATTCTGGATGTTCACATCACATGAGTGTACAATCCCTAAAAATTTCAAATCAAAATTTGAAAtacacattgagaaacaaaaaagacaaatccatcATGAGTAGTGTCACAAAAAGACAAAAGTTAAAATGCCACTATTCACATCCAGATTTATCTTTTTTGTTTCTCCATATGTGTTCGAATTTTGATTTGAAATGTTTAGGGACTGTACACTTATGTGACGTCAACATCCACatgtttttggatttttttgaaacatttaaaTGTGGTTTTCTAAAATTGGAGCATGGGAGCATCTAAAGGATCGGAGCAGTAGATATCTACCCATGATATGACAAACGTAAACGTGCCGGCCTTCTTCATCTTTTCCGCATCTTGCAGCGTGTCCTAATTGCCAACAATGACAACGGAATGTAGATTAACCGTCGATTATACACACTCATTTTTTGATAAATGATGCATTTATTATCTTAAAATGTAGCATTAAGCCGGTATAAAGGATGATGAGTAACACCAGGCCTCTGCATAAATAGGATGCATAGACATACTGGCAACAAATAGTCCTATAAAATCGACAATATGCCCATGTCAATGGAGGTGGTGGAGCGATCCAGAGATTATGTTGCCATGTTGGCTAAAATTCCTCGTAATCACTTACTCCAACTGTGTACACGCCGCTGGAGATGTTGCCATGTTGGCTAAAACTCCATGTAGTCATCTATTCCAACTGTGTACATGCCGTTGCTTCAACTGTTGTTTCAATCACGTATACACCGCCTTGAACAATGATTAATGCTATGCTTGTTATAGCATAGACCATGTACGAAGTGAGTGCATACACTGAAAATTAACATGCAGAGGAGAAGCATTTTTGTCATTAAAAACCAAATAATTTCTACGTAGCCAAAGCTCTCACCCTTATGAGCGTTCTAAACCTATTTGACATATCGTCCAACCAATGACTAAAAATTTGGCAATACTTGTGGGCGCAAATATAAATTTGATGTTTTTGGTTAGTACAACTCCACTTCGATGATACGTCATGATGTTTTTTTACTTTTAGTGAAATCTTTGACTTCCAATTTTTTCTATTATTCACCGGAATCTCAGAATGCGTGAGAGCACGGTACATAGAGTCGACTATGAATGAACCAGGTGTAGTGAGGTGCCGATTAATCCCTATTAGTAGGGTCACTGAGTAGCCGATAAATCAATAAATCGCTCGATTAATTGATTAACTTGTCGATTAGTCTATTAATCCCCTACACTAGCGAACCGAGCAGCTATCAGTTAatgattttctcaacaattccTAGCCTTGTGTCAGGTTAATTGAATACAGTCTGGATAAAACATTTTGCCATGACATAAATCGGGGGCGATCAAATCCCACGTGAACGAAATATTCAGTAGGGATGAACTGAGCACATGCAATAGTATTATTcttattgtgagcaatcttgaacaAGGCCGAACATTGTTCTCGAAGACTGACATTACCTAGCTAGATGTCTTACCAGAAATGAATCTCAGAACCGTCATTTATCGTGCATGACCCAAAATGAAAGAGATCTTTCTTTGCCGTCGTCAGGCCATCCCAAAAGTGTGAGTTTCCGGGTTTTTAATATGTCTAAGGCACAACCTTTTAGCCTAGATACTTATTACGCAACATGGTTTGTCAAATACATCCTCAATaagaagtttgaacaaccatttagTAAGAAGGGTCTCATTCTTGACCTGTTGGCCATGAATGCAAGACCGCCTTGGCCTTTTGGCCTACAAACCATGCTTCATTTGGCCAACTTGTATTTATTCTTTTCACCGTCTCCTTGCCAAAGAAATATGGATCTAAAATAATTCAGTCTTTGCAGGACCCCTTCTGGAAGTTGGAAGAAAGAgagcatatagagaaccatattcATGAGGACATAGTTGATCAGGACCAACCGTCCTCCAACACAGAGCAACTTGCCTTTCCAATTGCTCAACCGTTTTCTAAGCActcctctacatgcttccactcTGCATTAGTGAGACGCCGATATTGAATATGGTGATGTCCTTGAGAGAGATAGGTGAGTCTAGCGTAGGGTGTGTGTTGCGAACCGAGAACGTTTCTGGGTCCTTGCATGTGATGCccctaaacacacacacacacacgctataTTCCTCTAGGTGTGACACACTCCAGTGTGAATATTCCATGGTGGATGTCGTCGATATGGCGGATGCGCTTGTGCCGGGTGGAAAGATCTCGCTCCGGTGACATTAGGCACGCGAGGGGCAAGTTAACGGGAATGTGGATCTAACCACCATGTTCTTCTTGTTAACCATTTTCAAAGAAGGGAAGTGGTGAAATAGAAAGCTTTGCAAGCGAAGGGCTTGAAGGGCTCTCTCGTTCGCAAAAGGAAGCCAAAGGGGGGAGAATGGGAGGAGACATGCAAATTTTTCTCTTTCCCTGATATCTCATCTCGACCGCGGGATGCTGGCTCGGATTTTGAACATTTTGGGTAGTTAGTGCCACAAGATAAGCGTGAAAATCAAGGCACCACGGGAGCACTATCGCACATCAGCTCAAGGTTGCGAGAGTTGTGTTGGTGAATTCAAAGTGGCCACAACATCAGAATCATATCATCACCACCCGTGATTTTTGTCTATTTGGTTCACCTTGCACGCAATCTCACTATGTGGTGATGGGTCAAACTAGCCATTTGGAACTTGGGAGGCCCTTCtcttagtcccaaaaaatggtcAAAAGCTTTTGCGACGACTAGGTAAGTCGGAGTCAAAGAGGAAGCTGATATCATGTTGAGTTCCTTGACATGGAGACCAACGCGAAAGATTTGAGTTGAGATTACACGTCTTGGCTTGATTTGCCCTAATGGGTTGTTTTCGTCTTGACTTCAATACAAATACTGATGGGAGATTGACAAGGAGTAGTCGTACTACCATATGCCTGTCTATACCGTATATGAGCCATACAGGCCCAAGTATATGCATGCCCTTGGGGCCCACACATGGACCATCCACCTAGTTGGTATATGATTTGTGTCTCAAAAAAATGTTGGTATATGCTCTCGATTTTATACAAGCCTTGTAGTCACTTGGTATGCAACCACGAGTCCTACCTTGAACACAATTTGAAATCCTACTCGTGCACGAAAAAGACACCTACTTGGAGGAGAGGTGGCCGCTGCCATACCCAGATACATAAAGGAGCCCAAGacccttgatatgtctccaacgtatctataat is a window of Triticum dicoccoides isolate Atlit2015 ecotype Zavitan chromosome 2B, WEW_v2.0, whole genome shotgun sequence DNA encoding:
- the LOC119365090 gene encoding U-box domain-containing protein 57-like isoform X2, which produces MPPRAISIKVAREDDLSSHIGNDGFYFDLVDFDRVRAFQIPDNTTMSRLKEEIAVEFSIPSQFQRLWLFCKRQNGTWRPVRPFSTEENNLSMTSLHKLLSRTFLFLNPDGVKLFLEVLNDSSPQNLSNNDGLVFLKLYDPEQTQIRYIGMLFVKASSRPSDILPKLRSLAGFCADEEMELYEEIKSEPSAMCEALDANITFSESQIGHGDIICYQKSSKSLSHHAYPSVEIFFKRIQDLKAVVLGEQRKILALEEEVARLKHQSDLQTEKANMECQRFKRERDNAVRQLNELQDQNPQIFLEFPITNLLQATENFSDLCKVGDTEYGCVYKGIIHDTTVAIKLSRSDILFQQEVSILRQGRHPSIVNCIGKCSEVSALVYEWLPNGNLQDHIVCANGSPPLSWQIRTQIIGEICSALLFLHSREPHALVHGDLRPCNIFVDANFRSKICNFGMLTLFLQPGNHQPALTARLPYLDPEFLTTGELTPLSDVYSLGVIILGLLTGLPPLTIAKKVSEALENNNLHTLIDKSAGNWPYVQAKQLVVIGLSCVEMMREKRPDLLTKVWSVVEPLIRKPPAAPWPYVQSAVTGSYAPDHLICPIRMDIMKDPQVASDGFTYEAEAIMRWFDGGNNRSPMTNLPLANHDLVPNRALLSSIQEYLGQQRQPGS
- the LOC119365090 gene encoding U-box domain-containing protein 57-like isoform X1 → MPPRAISIKVAREDDLSSHIGNDGFYFDLVDFDRVRAFQIPDNTTMSRLKEEIAVEFSIPSQFQRLWLFCKRQNGTWRPVRPFSTEENNLSMTSLHKLLSRTFLFLNPDGVKLFLEVLNDSSPQNLSNNDGLVFLKLYDPEQTQIRYIGMLFVKASSRPSDILPKLRSLAGFCADEEMELYEEIKSEPSAMCEALDANITFSESQIGHGDIICYQKSSKSLSHHAYPSVEIFFKRIQDLKAVVLGEQRKILALEEEVARLKHQSDLQTEKANMATYKIHQCNAECQRFKRERDNAVRQLNELQDQNPQIFLEFPITNLLQATENFSDLCKVGDTEYGCVYKGIIHDTTVAIKLSRSDILFQQEVSILRQGRHPSIVNCIGKCSEVSALVYEWLPNGNLQDHIVCANGSPPLSWQIRTQIIGEICSALLFLHSREPHALVHGDLRPCNIFVDANFRSKICNFGMLTLFLQPGNHQPALTARLPYLDPEFLTTGELTPLSDVYSLGVIILGLLTGLPPLTIAKKVSEALENNNLHTLIDKSAGNWPYVQAKQLVVIGLSCVEMMREKRPDLLTKVWSVVEPLIRKPPAAPWPYVQSAVTGSYAPDHLICPIRMDIMKDPQVASDGFTYEAEAIMRWFDGGNNRSPMTNLPLANHDLVPNRALLSSIQEYLGQQRQPGS